Part of the Sulfitobacter alexandrii genome, GAGGTGCACAATCTGCTTGCCGGTAGTTACCGGGAGCAACGCCGGTTCCTGAACATGCTGCGGTTCTTGGCCAACGATCTCTGTGCCTCGCTTGTCGTTTTCGGTGTCAACGAAGCGCTCGAGGCCGTCCGCGGTGACGACCAACTGGCCCGTCGCCTGGACGAACACTACCTGCCGCTCTGGGAGGACGACGTGGAGTTCTCTCGGCTCATCCAAACGCTGATTGCCGCGATGGCACTTGAGCAGCGGTCGGGCCTCACGGTTGCGTCGCTTCGGACAATCCTGAAAGTGACGGGCGGTGTGACCTCGCGCGTGTTCATCATGATCAAGTCCTTGGCCATCGATGCGATCGAGACGGGTGAGGAGCGGATCACCGATGAGGCCGTTCAGGCCTGGCAGCCGGTATGGGCGAAGCATGCTTGGAGCATTCCGCGCCAACCCATCGCGGAGTTCGGGTGACCGTGAACCCATTGCCGCGTCGACCGCCACCGGTATCCGACGAGCTTCTCTCGAGCTGGATCGGGCGGTTGGCCCGGGCCAATCATTGTTCCGTCGAAGAGCTTTGCGGCTATCTCGGTTTGGGGCAGGGCAGGGTGCCGGAGCATGCGGGTGACCTTGGGCATGTGAACTGGGCTCGGCTATGTCCGGCGGTTCAGCAGACCCGGGATGAGATCGCGGCCATGACCCTCCCGGACACGACGCATCATCCCGCTCAATGCGTATCTAGCGATGACTTCCAAAGTTGCGCA contains:
- a CDS encoding TniB family NTP-binding protein; the protein is MDLKMLMIDEVHNLLAGSYREQRRFLNMLRFLANDLCASLVVFGVNEALEAVRGDDQLARRLDEHYLPLWEDDVEFSRLIQTLIAAMALEQRSGLTVASLRTILKVTGGVTSRVFIMIKSLAIDAIETGEERITDEAVQAWQPVWAKHAWSIPRQPIAEFG